A single region of the Salvia splendens isolate huo1 chromosome 18, SspV2, whole genome shotgun sequence genome encodes:
- the LOC121777920 gene encoding glutathione S-transferase T3-like, with translation MGTDQTDGSFWKRIVFAYNEFKPRGAKPRDAEQLPKKWSRILSATRRFAGIYQNNVLHAESGRSEADVKALSISQYNKQGNPKFTMWDEYLVLEDCPKFKAICAQEQAPAPKRTRHNIVRDYSSGSGSQSFDLNEEQAEEPSATHSRRARPPGQHASIRRAREAGGSSRRSSPASGSRAPQPAPTPPSRAPFAREVLRDNVYVQLTHELHEVCSK, from the coding sequence atgggcaccgatcagaccgatgggagcttttggaagcgcATCGTGTTTGCgtacaacgagttcaaacctcgCGGCGCCAAACCACGTGACGCGGAACAGCTCCCTAagaagtggtctaggattctgtCGGCCACCCGGCGTTTCGCgggcatataccagaacaaTGTGCTCCATGcggagagtggccgaagcgaggCTGACGTGAAAGCACTTTCGATCAGCCAATACAACAAGCAGGGCAATCCAAAGTTCACAATGTGGGATGAGTATCTAGTTCTCGAGGACTGcccgaaattcaaggccattTGTGCGCAAGAGCAGGCTCCGGCGCCGAAGCGGACAAGACACAACATTGTCagggactacagcagcggcagcggctcgcAATCGTTCGACCTGAACGAAGAGCAAGCCGAAGAGCCCtccgctacacactctaggcgcgCCCGCCCTCCGGGACAACATGCCTCTATCCGACGCGCTAGAGAAGCTGGCGGTTCCTCCCGCCGATCGTCGCCAGCGTCTGGATCGCGCGCCCCTCAGCCCGCGCCTACACCGCCGTCAAGGGCCCCTTTTGCCAGAGAGGTCTTGAGGGATAACGTATATGTGCAGCTGACGCACGAATTGCATGAAGTCTGCAGCAAATAA